In the Clostridium gelidum genome, TTTCTACATGTGATGCTTCAACTACGGTCTCTACATCTTCTCTTTTAAAATTGCTTTCTTTATTTTTATCTTTTGAAAAATAAACTAAATATTCTCTATTGCCTTCTGGCCCTTTAATAGGAGAATATCCCACACCTAAAACATTTAAATTTTGTTGCATTAAAAAATCTATAATTCCATAAACTACTTCTTTATGGGTTTCCTTTTCTCTTATAACACCTTTTTTACCTACTTTTTCACGTCCTGCTTCAAATTGTGGCTTTATAAGTGCAACAACTTCTCCATCATCTTTTAAAAGATTTAAAGTTGCTGGCATTATTTTTTTCAACGAGATAAAAGATACATCTATAGATGCAAAATCTAAAGGTTCTCCTATATTCTCTAAAGTAACATATCTTATATTTGTTCTTTCCATGCAAACTACTCTTTCATCTGTTCTTAGCTTCCACGCAAACTGTCCATATCCGACATCAACAGAAAACACCTTGGATGCTTTGTTTTGAAGCATACAGTCTGTGAAGCCACCTGTAGATGCTCCTATATCCATACAAACCTTGTTTTCTAGTGAAATGTCATAAGTTTTCATTGCCTTTTCTAACTTTAGTCCACCGCGACTAACATATTTAAGAGTAGCTCCTCTATATTCTATATTCGCACTTTCACTAATCTTTTCTCCAGCTTTATCTACTTTTTGTCCATCAACATAAACTTTACCTTCCATTATACATGCTTTTGCTCTCTCTCTAGAAGTAATTATGCCCTTTTCTACTAAAAGTATATCAAGTCTTTCCTTTTTTTCTGCCATTTGTTTCTCCTTTTAATCATAAAGATTTATAACAGCCTTACTTATGCTCTCACAATCTAGCTTATATGTTTTATATAAAGTTTCTACATTCCCTTGTGGAATAAATTCATCACCATATCCAATAGATCTAATTGTTCCTTTATAATCTATATTACTTAAATAATCTTTAATAACGCTGCCTAGTCCACCTTTTAAAATATTATCTTCTATTGTTAAAATATTATATCCTTGTTTTTTAATATTTTCTAGTAAATTTTTATCAATCGGTTTAATAAATGTTGCATTTATTATAGTAGGATTTAATCCCTTTTCATATAGTATATCTTTTGCAAGCATAACATGTTGAACCATTTTACCAGTTGCAATAATACATACCTTAGAACCTTTATTTATGATTTCCCATTTACCTTCGCAAACTTTTGTAATTGGAGATAAAGTATTTATTATGTTTCCACCTCTTGGATATCTAATAGCAACAGGTGCATTCTTATTTATTGCCCATTTTAATAAAACTTCAACTTCCTCTAAACACTTTGGTGCAACTATATGTATATTAGGAATTAGAGATAAATATGATAAATCATTAATACCTTGATGCGTTTCTCCATCTTCTCCAACTATTCCAGCTCTATCTATTGCAAATACTACTGGAAGATTCTGAAGACAAACATCTGTAATTATTTGATCAAATGCTCTTTGTAAAAACGTAGAATACACAGCAAATACTGGTTTCAATCCATTACTCGCCATTCCAGCGGCTAAAGTAACTGCATGTTCTTCAGCTATTCCAACATCAAAAAATCTATCTTTAAACTTCTCTGAAAAACACTTAAGACCAGTTCCATCTGGCATTGCTGCTGTAATAGCTACAATTCTTTCATCTTCCATGCTTAGATTCATTAATGCTTTCCCAAAGGCTTTAGAGTAACTATTTTTTGGCGATACATTTGCTTCTCCACTTTCTAGATCAAAAGGACCCATTGCATGATATTTAGAAGGGCTTTCCTCAGCTAATGCATATCCTTTTCCTTTTTGGGTTAAAACATGTATTATAACCGGTCCTCCAATTTCTTTAGCTTTAATAAGCACATCAGTCATTGCATTTATATCGTGACCATCAATAGGCCCAATATACTTAATTCCCATATTTTCAAAAAACATAGATGATACTACTAATTGTTTAATGCTATCCTTTACTTTAGACAATTTCCCTGCAATGTTTTTCCCAAAATCCGATTGATTTAAAGAAGCTTGTATATCCATTTTTAATTTATTATATCTAGGTTCCATTCTAAGCTTGTTTAAATATCTTGAAAGTCCCCCAACATTTTTTGAAATTGACATTTGATTATCATTTAAAATAATAATCAAATTAGTTTTTCTAAAAC is a window encoding:
- a CDS encoding TlyA family RNA methyltransferase gives rise to the protein MAEKKERLDILLVEKGIITSRERAKACIMEGKVYVDGQKVDKAGEKISESANIEYRGATLKYVSRGGLKLEKAMKTYDISLENKVCMDIGASTGGFTDCMLQNKASKVFSVDVGYGQFAWKLRTDERVVCMERTNIRYVTLENIGEPLDFASIDVSFISLKKIMPATLNLLKDDGEVVALIKPQFEAGREKVGKKGVIREKETHKEVVYGIIDFLMQQNLNVLGVGYSPIKGPEGNREYLVYFSKDKNKESNFKREDVETVVEASHVEI
- the dxs gene encoding 1-deoxy-D-xylulose-5-phosphate synthase; translated protein: MKLLNKLNFPKDIKKLNDNDNKVLSDELREFLIDSVSKTGGHLASNLGVVELTLSLFKAFDFDKDKIVWDVGHQSYVYKILTGRKDGFKKLRQFNGMSGFPKRNESKYDYFDTGHSSTSVSAALGIARARDVKKEKYSVIAVIGDGALTGGMALEALNDVGFRKTNLIIILNDNQMSISKNVGGLSRYLNKLRMEPRYNKLKMDIQASLNQSDFGKNIAGKLSKVKDSIKQLVVSSMFFENMGIKYIGPIDGHDINAMTDVLIKAKEIGGPVIIHVLTQKGKGYALAEESPSKYHAMGPFDLESGEANVSPKNSYSKAFGKALMNLSMEDERIVAITAAMPDGTGLKCFSEKFKDRFFDVGIAEEHAVTLAAGMASNGLKPVFAVYSTFLQRAFDQIITDVCLQNLPVVFAIDRAGIVGEDGETHQGINDLSYLSLIPNIHIVAPKCLEEVEVLLKWAINKNAPVAIRYPRGGNIINTLSPITKVCEGKWEIINKGSKVCIIATGKMVQHVMLAKDILYEKGLNPTIINATFIKPIDKNLLENIKKQGYNILTIEDNILKGGLGSVIKDYLSNIDYKGTIRSIGYGDEFIPQGNVETLYKTYKLDCESISKAVINLYD